A part of Streptomyces sp. NBC_01235 genomic DNA contains:
- the glyA gene encoding serine hydroxymethyltransferase encodes MNALNTPLAELDPEVHAALRAELHRQQSTLEMIASENFAPSAVMEAQGSVATNKYAEGYPGRRYYGGCEHVDVTERLAIERVKSLFGAGFANVQPHSGAQANTAVFFALLQPGDTILGLDLAHGGHLTHGMRINYSGKMLNVVPYHVAETDNLIDMDEVERLAKEHRPKMIIAGWSAYPRQLDFAAFRRIADDVGALLMVDMAHFAGLVAAGLHPSPVPHAHVVTTTTHKTLGGPRGGVILTNDADLAKKINSAVFPGMQGGPLEHVIAAKAVSFKVAATPEFAERQARTLAGARILAERLTRPDAAAAGVKVLTGGTDVHLVLVDLRDCALDGRRAEDLLHEIGITVNRNAVPFDPRPPMVTSGLRIGTPALATRGFTEEDFAEVADVIALALRPEPDVTALRARTEALAATYPLYPHLSHDGDVR; translated from the coding sequence ATGAACGCGCTGAACACCCCCCTGGCGGAGCTGGACCCCGAGGTCCACGCCGCCCTCCGCGCAGAGCTGCACCGCCAGCAGTCCACCCTCGAGATGATCGCCTCCGAGAACTTCGCGCCGTCCGCCGTGATGGAGGCCCAGGGGTCGGTCGCGACCAACAAGTACGCCGAGGGCTACCCCGGCCGCCGCTACTACGGCGGCTGCGAACACGTCGACGTCACCGAGCGCCTGGCCATCGAGCGCGTCAAGTCCCTCTTCGGGGCGGGCTTCGCCAACGTCCAGCCGCATTCGGGCGCCCAGGCGAACACCGCCGTCTTCTTCGCCCTGCTCCAGCCCGGCGACACGATCCTCGGCCTCGACCTCGCACACGGCGGGCACCTCACCCACGGCATGCGCATCAACTACAGCGGCAAGATGCTGAACGTCGTGCCGTACCACGTGGCGGAGACCGACAACCTCATCGACATGGACGAGGTGGAACGCCTCGCCAAGGAACACCGCCCCAAGATGATCATCGCGGGCTGGTCGGCGTACCCGAGGCAGCTGGACTTCGCGGCCTTCCGGCGCATCGCCGACGACGTCGGTGCCCTCCTCATGGTCGACATGGCGCACTTCGCGGGCCTGGTCGCCGCCGGACTGCACCCCAGCCCCGTCCCCCACGCGCACGTGGTCACCACCACGACGCACAAGACGCTCGGCGGTCCCCGCGGCGGTGTCATCCTCACCAACGACGCCGACCTCGCCAAGAAGATCAACTCGGCGGTGTTCCCCGGAATGCAGGGCGGCCCCCTGGAGCACGTCATCGCCGCGAAGGCCGTCTCCTTCAAGGTGGCGGCGACGCCCGAGTTCGCCGAACGCCAGGCCCGCACGCTGGCCGGCGCCCGCATCCTCGCCGAGCGCCTCACCCGGCCCGACGCGGCCGCGGCCGGAGTGAAGGTCCTGACCGGCGGCACGGACGTCCATCTCGTCCTCGTCGACCTCCGCGACTGCGCACTCGACGGACGGCGGGCCGAAGACCTGCTCCACGAGATCGGCATCACCGTCAACCGCAACGCCGTCCCCTTCGACCCGCGCCCGCCCATGGTCACCTCCGGCCTGCGCATAGGCACCCCCGCGCTGGCCACCCGAGGCTTCACCGAGGAGGACTTCGCCGAGGTCGCCGACGTGATCGCGCTGGCCCTCCGGCCCGAGCCGGACGTCACCGCACTGCGCGCCCGCACCGAGGCACTCGCGGCCACGTACCCGCTCTACCCGCACCTCTCGCACGACGGAGACGTCCGATGA
- a CDS encoding sarcosine oxidase subunit beta family protein has protein sequence MSPSTPGADLPDHPDWLWRNPEPRRSYDVIVVGGGGHGLATAHYLARNHGITNVAVLEKGWLGGGNMARNTTIIRSNYLWDESAGIYEHALKLWEGLAQELDYPILFSQRGVLNLAHSLQDVRDSVRRVEANRLNGVDAEWLDAEQVKEVCPIVNISPDVRYPVLGGTYQPRAGIAKHDYVAWGFARSADAAGIDIIQNCEVTGLDVVGGRVVGVQTTLGPIAAGKVALCSAGHTSVLAAMAGIELPVQSHPLQALVSELLEPVHPTVVMSNAVHVYVSQAHKGELVMGAGIDAYNSYTQRGAFHIIEEQMSAALELFPVFARAHVLRTWGGIVDVSPDASPIVGLSPVDNLYLNCGWGTGGFKATPGVGWVYAHTIAHDTPHALNAPFSLDRFTTGALVDEHGAAAVAH, from the coding sequence ATGAGCCCCAGCACCCCCGGCGCCGACCTCCCCGACCACCCGGACTGGCTCTGGCGCAATCCCGAGCCCAGGCGTTCGTACGACGTGATCGTCGTGGGTGGCGGCGGACACGGCCTGGCCACCGCCCACTACCTGGCGAGGAACCACGGCATCACCAACGTCGCGGTCCTGGAGAAGGGCTGGCTGGGCGGCGGCAACATGGCCCGCAACACCACGATCATCCGCTCCAACTACCTGTGGGACGAGAGCGCAGGCATCTACGAACACGCCCTCAAACTGTGGGAAGGGCTGGCGCAGGAGCTCGACTACCCGATCCTCTTCTCCCAGCGCGGCGTGCTGAACCTCGCCCACAGCCTGCAGGACGTCCGCGACAGCGTGCGCCGTGTCGAGGCCAACCGGCTCAACGGCGTGGACGCCGAGTGGCTCGACGCCGAGCAGGTCAAAGAGGTCTGCCCGATCGTCAACATCTCACCCGACGTGCGCTACCCGGTCCTCGGCGGCACCTACCAGCCGCGCGCCGGAATCGCCAAGCACGACTACGTGGCCTGGGGCTTTGCCCGCTCCGCGGACGCCGCCGGCATCGACATCATCCAGAACTGCGAGGTCACCGGCCTGGACGTGGTCGGCGGCCGGGTGGTCGGCGTCCAGACCACGCTGGGTCCCATCGCCGCGGGCAAGGTGGCCCTGTGCTCGGCCGGCCACACCTCGGTCCTCGCCGCCATGGCAGGCATCGAACTCCCGGTCCAGAGCCACCCGTTGCAGGCCCTGGTCTCCGAGCTCCTGGAGCCGGTCCACCCCACGGTGGTCATGTCCAACGCCGTCCACGTGTACGTCAGCCAGGCGCACAAGGGCGAGCTGGTGATGGGCGCCGGCATCGACGCGTACAACTCCTACACCCAGCGCGGCGCATTCCACATCATCGAAGAGCAGATGTCCGCAGCCCTGGAACTCTTCCCGGTCTTCGCCCGCGCCCACGTGCTGCGCACCTGGGGAGGGATCGTCGACGTCAGCCCCGACGCCTCGCCGATCGTCGGCCTCAGCCCGGTCGACAACCTCTACCTCAACTGCGGGTGGGGCACGGGCGGGTTCAAGGCCACCCCGGGCGTCGGCTGGGTCTACGCCCACACCATCGCCCACGACACCCCGCACGCCCTGAACGCCCCCTTCTCGCTCGACCGTTTCACCACCGGCGCGCTCGTCGACGAGCACGGCGCGGCCGCGGTGGCCCACTAG